One stretch of Chitinophaga pendula DNA includes these proteins:
- a CDS encoding OmpA family protein has protein sequence MKTSTITRGLSMLALAFPLLTKAQTEPTPAKTGIFNGQKSYRTWSIGVNGGLLAPVVATGGGNDFTKWKVSAGYGAYVKWQLLHALAIRADFVGGKLTANNDNKLGNGDNPNRPYKSFETKLKWTAALSAQANIATINWLHRQSFAQLFVTLGGGIAGYNPTLTRNNNTTEEYKPSGTIKEFFVPVGVGAKFKLSDFINLDLGYTMNFVDGDNLDGFYYGSSRDKYSYGYAGLEFSLGSRSKPQLAWQNPAAVLYDDLLAQKAQLQQELNASRSNSARLTAEMEKLLKDSDGDGVSDVFDKCPGTPAGSRVDGAGCELPKDTTPKTVQVTVTEEDRRLVRDAIQNLEFETAKSSIKPSSYASLDRVAEMLKTKGFSLKLAGHTDNVGKADKNMILSKDRAESVKAYLVSKGANPSKIEAVGYGMTQPIASNKTAAGRQKNRRVEFTLY, from the coding sequence ATGAAAACATCCACAATCACGAGGGGTCTATCCATGCTGGCCTTAGCCTTCCCCCTGCTCACCAAAGCACAAACGGAACCCACTCCCGCAAAAACCGGCATCTTCAATGGCCAAAAAAGCTACAGAACCTGGTCCATCGGTGTGAATGGCGGTCTCCTCGCCCCCGTAGTAGCCACCGGCGGTGGCAACGACTTCACCAAATGGAAAGTCTCCGCAGGTTATGGTGCCTATGTCAAATGGCAGCTCTTACATGCTTTAGCCATCCGTGCCGACTTTGTAGGTGGCAAACTCACCGCCAATAACGACAACAAACTCGGCAATGGCGACAATCCTAATCGTCCCTACAAATCCTTTGAAACTAAATTAAAATGGACAGCCGCCCTTAGCGCCCAGGCCAATATCGCCACCATCAACTGGCTACATCGCCAAAGCTTCGCACAGCTGTTCGTTACTCTCGGTGGTGGTATCGCCGGCTACAACCCGACCCTCACCAGGAACAATAACACCACAGAAGAATATAAACCAAGCGGTACTATCAAAGAATTCTTCGTTCCCGTAGGCGTAGGCGCCAAATTCAAACTGTCAGACTTCATCAACCTCGACCTGGGATATACCATGAACTTCGTCGATGGCGATAACCTCGATGGATTCTACTATGGCTCCAGTCGCGATAAATATTCCTATGGCTACGCCGGCCTCGAATTCAGCCTCGGCTCCAGAAGTAAACCACAACTGGCATGGCAGAACCCCGCCGCCGTACTCTACGATGACCTCCTGGCCCAAAAAGCACAACTGCAACAGGAACTCAATGCCTCCCGTAGCAACAGTGCCCGCCTCACCGCTGAAATGGAAAAACTCCTCAAAGACAGCGACGGCGACGGCGTTTCCGATGTGTTCGACAAATGCCCAGGCACCCCCGCAGGTAGCCGCGTAGATGGCGCCGGCTGCGAACTGCCAAAAGATACCACACCTAAAACAGTACAGGTCACTGTGACAGAAGAAGACCGCCGCCTCGTAAGAGATGCTATCCAAAACCTCGAATTCGAAACAGCCAAATCCAGCATCAAACCATCCTCCTACGCTTCCCTCGACAGAGTGGCCGAAATGCTGAAAACAAAAGGATTCAGCCTCAAACTAGCCGGCCACACCGACAACGTAGGCAAAGCCGATAAAAATATGATCCTCTCCAAAGACCGCGCAGAGTCCGTAAAAGCATACCTCGTCAGCAAAGGAGCCAACCCCTCCAAAATAGAAGCCGTAGGCTATGGCATGACACAGCCCATCGCTTCTAACAAAACTGCCGCAGGCCGCCAAAAGAACAGACGCGTGGAATTCACTTTGTATTAA
- the argS gene encoding arginine--tRNA ligase, with the protein MSVVQTIRTAAVQAIKALYQQEMSIQDIAINSTKPEFEGEYTIVVFAFTRFSRQKPEETGQQLGQYLVTHFSELIAGFNVVKGFLNLRINDAFWNNFLRKEFTNPQPGIKAPNGKKIMVEFSSPNTNKPLHLGHLRNNFLGFSISEILKANGNEVIKTNLVNDRGIHICKSMLAWQLYAHGDTPASTGIKGDHLVGDYYVKFESILKEQAEPIIANVLENNFQDFDGAELERIEKLATALHKPEVQQDEDKEAKIMDEIKELARNKTEIMQQARIMLEQWEAGNPEVRALWATMNSWVYQGFDETYRKLGVSFDKMYYESDTYLLGKELVEKGLRKEVLFRKNDNSVWIDLTADGLDEKLLLRGNGTSVYMTQDLGTFRIKYDDYHMDQSIVVVADEQNYHFKVLKLILEKLQEPCADGIFHLSYGMVELPHGRMKSREGTVVDADDMVTEMVTTAAEHTKDSNKLKDFPEEELQQLYNMIGLGAMKFFLLRVDPKKKMIFNPEESIDLHGFTGPFIQYAHARIKSILREAGPQQGIDNFVASSPLLPLEKELIILNEQFGTILEDAQKEMSPAVVANYAFQLAQKFNSFYAEKVEGKYTYSVLGAESEEKKILRIQLITLTASTIAQAMQLLGIAVPERM; encoded by the coding sequence ATGAGTGTGGTACAAACCATCAGAACTGCAGCTGTACAGGCTATCAAGGCGCTATACCAACAGGAAATGTCCATCCAGGATATTGCCATCAATTCTACCAAACCCGAATTCGAAGGAGAATACACCATCGTCGTATTCGCCTTTACCCGCTTTAGCCGGCAAAAACCAGAAGAAACCGGCCAGCAGTTAGGTCAGTACCTGGTCACTCACTTCTCCGAACTCATCGCCGGTTTCAACGTCGTAAAAGGATTCCTGAACCTCCGCATCAACGACGCCTTCTGGAACAACTTCCTCCGGAAAGAATTCACCAACCCGCAACCGGGCATCAAAGCCCCCAACGGCAAAAAGATCATGGTGGAATTCTCCTCCCCCAATACCAATAAACCACTGCACCTCGGCCACCTCCGTAATAACTTCCTGGGATTCTCTATCTCCGAGATACTCAAAGCCAACGGAAACGAAGTGATCAAAACAAATCTCGTCAACGATAGAGGTATACACATCTGTAAATCCATGCTGGCATGGCAACTCTATGCCCATGGAGATACCCCCGCCTCTACCGGCATCAAAGGCGATCACCTCGTCGGAGATTACTACGTCAAATTCGAATCCATCCTCAAAGAACAGGCAGAACCCATCATCGCCAACGTGCTGGAAAACAACTTCCAGGACTTCGATGGCGCCGAACTGGAACGGATCGAAAAACTGGCCACCGCCCTGCATAAACCAGAAGTACAGCAGGACGAAGACAAAGAGGCCAAAATAATGGACGAGATCAAAGAACTGGCACGCAACAAAACCGAGATCATGCAGCAAGCCAGGATCATGCTCGAACAATGGGAAGCCGGCAACCCCGAAGTAAGAGCACTGTGGGCCACCATGAACAGTTGGGTATACCAGGGCTTCGACGAAACCTATCGCAAACTGGGCGTCAGCTTCGATAAAATGTACTACGAAAGCGATACCTACCTCCTCGGAAAAGAACTGGTGGAAAAAGGACTCCGGAAAGAAGTACTCTTCCGCAAAAACGATAACTCCGTATGGATAGACCTCACCGCCGATGGCCTCGATGAAAAACTCCTCCTCCGCGGTAACGGCACCTCCGTATACATGACCCAGGACCTGGGTACCTTCCGTATCAAATACGACGACTACCACATGGACCAAAGCATCGTAGTCGTTGCAGATGAACAGAACTACCACTTCAAAGTACTCAAACTTATCCTCGAAAAATTACAGGAACCCTGCGCCGATGGTATCTTCCACCTCAGCTATGGCATGGTGGAACTCCCACATGGCCGCATGAAAAGCCGGGAAGGTACCGTCGTGGATGCCGACGACATGGTTACCGAAATGGTCACTACCGCCGCCGAACATACCAAAGATTCCAATAAGCTGAAAGACTTCCCCGAAGAAGAACTACAGCAACTCTATAACATGATCGGCCTGGGTGCCATGAAGTTTTTCCTCCTCCGGGTAGATCCTAAAAAGAAAATGATCTTCAACCCGGAAGAATCCATCGACCTGCATGGCTTTACAGGCCCGTTCATCCAGTATGCACACGCCCGTATCAAATCCATCCTCCGCGAAGCAGGCCCACAGCAAGGCATCGACAACTTCGTAGCCTCCTCACCGTTACTCCCGCTGGAAAAAGAACTGATCATACTCAACGAACAGTTCGGCACCATCCTCGAAGATGCACAGAAAGAAATGAGCCCGGCAGTAGTCGCCAACTACGCCTTCCAGCTCGCCCAGAAATTCAATAGCTTCTATGCGGAAAAAGTGGAAGGGAAATATACCTACTCCGTACTCGGAGCAGAATCTGAAGAAAAGAAGATATTGCGTATACAGCTGATCACCCTCACGGCCAGTACCATCGCTCAGGCGATGCAGCTACTGGGGATCGCCGTTCCCGAAAGGATGTAA
- a CDS encoding tetratricopeptide repeat protein, whose protein sequence is MTYCRILLLWLILGCIMPIGPVSAYFSPALRDKARTLYKEGLALKREGHLQEARRCFAAAVARQQDFYEAHLELGHVYLLLDQPAAAREHYQQVLRRSSPLPDVFRGLAAASYALGDYAAVPGYCERAAPGGNPPLWLLAGKSYFHLGQYDAAVAMLTLAVAHGAIPVSEVYLYLGMASLQLGDTAGGIAELRKACAIQPCDTAILFQLAHACYQQGDYTAAVGYWQELLAILPEHAFAAYMLGKSYIGMGQTALGQSWCERALQ, encoded by the coding sequence ATGACCTATTGCCGTATCCTACTACTATGGCTGATATTGGGATGTATAATGCCCATCGGCCCTGTCAGCGCTTATTTTTCTCCTGCGCTGAGAGATAAAGCACGTACACTTTACAAGGAGGGATTAGCCCTGAAGCGGGAAGGCCATTTACAGGAGGCCCGCCGGTGTTTTGCGGCTGCGGTTGCGCGCCAGCAGGATTTTTACGAGGCTCACCTGGAGCTGGGGCATGTTTATTTGTTGCTAGATCAGCCGGCGGCTGCGCGGGAGCATTACCAGCAGGTGTTGCGACGCTCTTCTCCATTGCCGGATGTTTTCCGCGGACTAGCTGCTGCCAGTTATGCGCTTGGTGATTATGCGGCGGTGCCTGGTTATTGCGAGCGGGCGGCGCCGGGCGGCAATCCGCCATTGTGGTTGCTGGCGGGTAAGAGCTATTTTCACCTGGGGCAGTATGATGCTGCGGTGGCGATGCTTACACTGGCGGTTGCGCACGGTGCGATCCCTGTGAGCGAGGTATACCTGTACCTGGGGATGGCTTCGTTGCAACTTGGGGATACGGCGGGTGGTATTGCGGAGTTGCGGAAGGCATGTGCGATACAGCCCTGTGATACGGCTATCTTATTCCAGCTGGCGCACGCCTGTTATCAGCAAGGGGATTATACGGCGGCGGTGGGGTATTGGCAGGAATTGCTGGCTATTTTGCCAGAGCATGCTTTTGCTGCCTATATGTTAGGCAAGTCGTATATCGGTATGGGGCAGACGGCATTGGGTCAGTCCTGGTGTGAGCGTGCGTTGCAATAG
- a CDS encoding cytidine deaminase, translated as MKKLQQVFEIDSYDDITMLPADDAALLTKARAVTSQAYAPYSRFHVGAILQLANGELVNGTNQENASYPAGICAERVGLSAAASLYPGVPVSVIAISYHNHNVEGASGRPISPCGICRQSLAEQQARQSSPIRLILSGQEGAIYVIPNAADLLPLSFSASDME; from the coding sequence ATGAAAAAACTGCAGCAAGTATTTGAAATAGACAGTTATGATGATATAACGATGCTGCCGGCGGATGATGCTGCTTTGCTGACGAAGGCCCGGGCGGTGACGTCGCAGGCGTATGCTCCTTATTCCCGGTTTCATGTGGGGGCGATATTACAGTTGGCCAATGGGGAGTTGGTGAATGGAACGAACCAGGAGAATGCTTCTTACCCGGCGGGTATTTGTGCGGAGCGGGTAGGGTTATCGGCTGCTGCTTCGTTGTATCCAGGGGTGCCGGTATCGGTGATTGCTATCAGTTATCATAATCACAATGTGGAGGGCGCGAGTGGGCGGCCTATTTCGCCCTGTGGCATTTGCCGGCAGTCGCTGGCGGAGCAGCAGGCGCGGCAGTCCAGTCCTATACGGTTGATCCTGAGTGGGCAGGAAGGCGCCATCTATGTGATACCTAATGCGGCGGATCTGTTGCCTTTGTCGTTTTCTGCATCAGACATGGAATAA
- the lepB gene encoding signal peptidase I, whose product MNLAFWKRNKDGQPKKKKSALREWLDAAVFAIIAATLIRTFIFEAYTIPTPSMEKTLLVNDFLFVSKVSYGPRIPMTPLAVPFTHHTLPFTQYSKAYSEAVKWPYKRLPGFSDIKRNDVVVFNFPEGDTVALEQQEQSYYGLVRAFGRDAVWSQYHITSRPVDKRENYIKRCLAEAGDTLSIKNGVVYVNGAQAPIPPASERKYWVQTNGDPLNPSRLDELDITPNPDQTYPDGLFKYNLTQSDAAVLKTFPVVKRVESYVDEDNADPNVFPFDTLHHKWSQDNFGPLYIPKKGATVKLDESNIAIYDRVIRVYEGNTLEQKNGQFIINGQTTDNYTFKMNYYWMMGDNRHNSLDSRYWGFVPEDHVVGKAWLIWMSYGKGSIRWSRLFRTIK is encoded by the coding sequence ATGAATCTGGCATTCTGGAAAAGAAATAAAGACGGACAACCGAAGAAGAAGAAATCAGCGTTGAGGGAGTGGCTGGACGCGGCGGTATTTGCGATTATTGCGGCTACGTTGATCCGTACCTTTATCTTTGAGGCGTATACGATCCCTACTCCATCTATGGAAAAGACCTTATTGGTGAATGATTTTCTGTTTGTGAGCAAGGTCAGTTATGGTCCCCGCATTCCGATGACGCCTTTGGCAGTGCCTTTTACGCATCATACTTTACCATTTACACAGTATTCCAAAGCTTATTCTGAAGCGGTAAAGTGGCCTTACAAGCGGCTTCCCGGTTTTTCTGATATCAAACGTAATGATGTAGTGGTATTTAATTTCCCGGAGGGAGATACGGTAGCGCTGGAGCAGCAGGAGCAGAGTTATTACGGGCTGGTACGTGCTTTTGGCCGTGATGCGGTATGGAGTCAATATCATATTACTTCCCGTCCGGTGGATAAGCGGGAGAATTATATCAAACGTTGCCTGGCGGAAGCTGGTGATACTTTGAGTATCAAGAACGGCGTGGTGTATGTGAATGGTGCGCAGGCGCCGATACCACCAGCTAGTGAGCGTAAGTATTGGGTGCAGACGAATGGGGATCCGTTGAATCCTTCCAGGCTGGATGAGTTGGATATCACGCCTAATCCTGACCAGACGTATCCTGACGGGTTGTTCAAATATAACCTTACGCAGTCTGATGCGGCGGTGTTGAAGACATTCCCGGTGGTGAAGCGTGTGGAGTCTTATGTGGATGAGGATAATGCAGATCCTAATGTATTTCCTTTTGACACGCTGCATCACAAATGGAGCCAGGATAATTTCGGGCCGTTGTATATTCCGAAGAAGGGTGCTACTGTGAAGTTGGACGAAAGTAATATTGCTATTTACGACCGTGTGATCCGGGTGTATGAAGGTAATACGCTGGAGCAGAAGAATGGCCAGTTCATCATTAATGGCCAGACGACGGATAATTATACCTTTAAGATGAACTATTACTGGATGATGGGTGACAATCGTCATAATTCGCTGGATTCGCGGTATTGGGGATTTGTACCGGAGGATCATGTGGTGGGTAAGGCCTGGTTGATCTGGATGAGTTATGGCAAGGGTAGTATCCGGTGGAGCCGTTTGTTCCGTACGATCAAGTAG
- a CDS encoding alpha/beta fold hydrolase codes for MQRHLYMISGLGADERMFSRLVFPPGYTVHFLPWLKPRTEEPIVDYARRMAAGIDPAHTDVTMLGLSFGGIMSQEIARLRPVSKIVLISSIKHTKEKPPYFNWARQLKLHHLPDLVLYRHRHLVVQHFLNVKGKEEKALLKEYLRDRSFDDLRWSVNTVLHWQQEEVAAPIVHIHGAKDLTFPLRFVQPTYTIADGGHFMVLDRAEAISPILQEILAG; via the coding sequence ATGCAACGACACCTGTATATGATCAGCGGTCTCGGTGCGGATGAGCGGATGTTCAGCCGGCTGGTATTTCCTCCGGGGTATACGGTGCATTTTTTACCTTGGCTGAAGCCGAGGACGGAGGAGCCGATCGTTGATTATGCGCGTCGTATGGCAGCGGGTATTGATCCTGCCCATACGGATGTAACGATGCTGGGGCTTTCATTTGGCGGGATCATGAGCCAGGAGATTGCGCGTTTGCGGCCTGTCAGCAAGATCGTGTTGATCAGCAGTATCAAACATACGAAGGAGAAGCCGCCATACTTTAACTGGGCGCGTCAGTTGAAGCTGCATCATTTGCCTGACCTGGTATTATACCGGCACCGGCACCTGGTGGTGCAGCATTTTCTGAATGTGAAGGGGAAGGAGGAGAAGGCGTTGCTAAAAGAGTACCTACGTGACCGTAGTTTTGATGATCTTCGTTGGTCTGTTAATACGGTGTTGCACTGGCAGCAGGAGGAGGTAGCGGCGCCGATAGTGCATATTCATGGGGCGAAGGATCTGACTTTTCCACTTCGTTTTGTACAGCCGACCTATACAATTGCCGATGGCGGTCATTTTATGGTATTAGACCGGGCGGAGGCGATCAGTCCTATTCTTCAGGAGATATTGGCTGGGTGA
- a CDS encoding sigma-54-dependent transcriptional regulator encodes MANILIIDDEKSIRKTLSEILSYEGYKVEEAADGAEGFRMFKEKQYDAILCDIKMPKMDGLEFLEKAKEANPDIPIIMVSGHGNIDTAVEAVKKGAYDYISKPPDLNRLLITLRNAMDKTTLVAETKTLRRKVSKALEMIGESGPIVKIKETIEKVAPTDARVLITGENGVGKELVARWLHERSNRATGPMVEVNCAAIPSELIESELFGHEKGSFTSAVKQRIGKFEQASGGTLFLDEIGDMSLSAQAKVLRALQEGKITRVGGDKEIGVDVRVVAATNKDLLKEVEDKNFRLDLYHRLSVILIHVPSLNDRREDIPALVEHFLVNVCNEYGIAKKGVDKDGMKALQQHDWSGNIRELRNVVERLVILSGKTITAEDVEDYVTPSRERKKVNP; translated from the coding sequence ATGGCCAACATTCTAATAATAGATGATGAGAAAAGTATCCGCAAGACGTTGTCTGAGATCCTGAGCTATGAAGGATATAAAGTAGAGGAGGCAGCAGACGGCGCGGAGGGGTTCCGTATGTTCAAGGAGAAGCAATATGATGCGATCCTTTGTGATATTAAGATGCCGAAGATGGACGGACTTGAGTTTTTGGAGAAGGCGAAGGAGGCGAACCCTGATATTCCTATCATCATGGTGTCGGGTCATGGCAATATAGATACAGCTGTAGAGGCGGTGAAGAAGGGGGCTTATGATTATATTTCCAAGCCACCGGATCTGAACCGGTTGTTGATAACGCTGCGTAATGCGATGGATAAGACTACGTTGGTAGCGGAGACGAAGACCTTGCGTCGTAAGGTAAGTAAGGCGTTGGAGATGATCGGTGAATCGGGGCCTATTGTTAAGATCAAGGAGACGATCGAGAAGGTGGCGCCTACTGATGCGCGTGTGTTGATCACGGGTGAGAACGGGGTAGGTAAGGAATTGGTGGCGCGTTGGCTGCATGAGCGCAGCAATCGTGCAACGGGCCCGATGGTAGAGGTGAACTGTGCGGCTATTCCCAGTGAATTGATCGAGAGTGAGTTATTTGGTCATGAGAAAGGTTCTTTTACGTCTGCGGTGAAGCAGCGTATCGGCAAGTTCGAGCAGGCGAGTGGCGGTACCCTGTTTCTCGATGAGATCGGGGATATGAGCCTCAGTGCGCAGGCGAAGGTGTTACGGGCTTTGCAGGAGGGTAAGATCACGCGTGTGGGCGGTGATAAGGAGATTGGTGTGGATGTGCGCGTGGTGGCGGCTACGAACAAGGACCTGTTAAAAGAAGTAGAGGACAAAAATTTCCGTCTTGACCTGTATCACCGGTTGAGTGTGATATTGATACACGTACCCTCGTTAAATGATCGCCGAGAGGATATTCCCGCGTTGGTAGAGCATTTTCTGGTGAATGTGTGCAACGAGTATGGTATTGCGAAGAAGGGGGTGGATAAGGACGGAATGAAGGCTTTGCAGCAGCATGACTGGTCGGGTAATATCCGGGAGTTGCGTAATGTGGTGGAGCGGTTGGTGATATTGTCCGGTAAGACGATCACTGCGGAGGATGTGGAGGATTATGTGACCCCCAGCCGGGAGCGGAAAAAAGTAAATCCATAA
- a CDS encoding DUF4846 domain-containing protein gives MTTTAFILGSLMATLLSCRQPATSNNTSPAISASTTAATSHPPANVAAIPAPPGYQRPQGNEFTGWLRKLPLKTNNTVYLFNGHPKRNQTAQFAVLDISVGNKDLQQCADAVIRLRAEFLYQQGAIDRIAFHATDGTLLDYKSWTKGYRFKLHNNRLSKVMMATPADNRASFLNYLETVFSFAGTQSLARDLSRITGLQHIQPGDVFIKGGTPGHAVIVMDVATDKNGHKAFLLAQSYMPAQDIHILRNPNDPALSPWYTAPNSEILYTPEWTFYSNQLARF, from the coding sequence ATGACTACTACTGCCTTCATCCTCGGTAGCCTCATGGCTACCTTGTTATCCTGCCGGCAACCTGCGACGTCCAACAATACCTCCCCGGCCATATCCGCCTCCACAACAGCAGCTACCTCCCATCCGCCCGCTAATGTGGCCGCCATTCCCGCACCTCCCGGTTATCAACGCCCCCAAGGCAACGAATTCACCGGCTGGCTCCGCAAACTGCCGCTAAAAACAAATAATACCGTCTATCTGTTCAACGGCCATCCCAAACGGAACCAAACCGCCCAATTCGCCGTACTCGATATCTCCGTCGGCAATAAAGACCTCCAGCAATGCGCCGATGCCGTCATCCGTCTGCGGGCCGAATTCCTCTATCAACAGGGCGCTATCGACCGCATCGCCTTCCACGCCACCGATGGCACCTTGCTCGACTACAAAAGCTGGACAAAAGGCTACCGCTTTAAACTACACAACAACCGCCTCTCCAAAGTGATGATGGCCACTCCCGCCGACAACCGCGCCTCCTTCCTCAACTACCTGGAAACCGTCTTCAGCTTCGCAGGCACCCAATCACTGGCCCGGGACCTTTCCCGCATCACCGGCCTACAGCACATCCAACCGGGCGATGTCTTCATCAAAGGGGGAACCCCCGGCCATGCCGTCATCGTCATGGACGTCGCCACCGATAAAAATGGCCATAAAGCATTCCTCCTCGCCCAAAGCTATATGCCCGCCCAGGATATCCACATCCTCCGCAATCCCAACGATCCTGCCCTATCCCCCTGGTACACCGCCCCCAACAGCGAAATACTCTATACTCCCGAATGGACCTTCTACTCCAACCAACTCGCCCGGTTCTAA
- a CDS encoding serine O-acetyltransferase, whose translation MKKLLEELKSRHQWAAANTYPSTETVNGFVNNLINWLFPEHTGKVIPDEEELARYAFTLQIELEQLLLIMQQQLPAPAAELAAQFMEAVPGIYEDLSKDAAAIYQGDPAATCFYEVIRAYPGFYAIAFYRIAHTLHLLNIPLLPRIITEQAHARTGIDIHPAATIAPYFCIDHGTGIVIGETTHIGPHVKLYQGVTLGALSIDKNMAKSKRHPTIEEHVVIYAGATILGGDTIVGHHSVIGGNVWLIKSTAPFSRIYYKADGSMNIVENMY comes from the coding sequence ATGAAAAAATTACTGGAAGAACTAAAAAGTCGGCACCAATGGGCGGCTGCCAACACCTATCCATCTACGGAAACAGTCAATGGCTTTGTCAATAATCTCATCAACTGGCTATTCCCCGAACATACGGGCAAAGTCATCCCAGATGAAGAAGAACTGGCCCGTTACGCATTCACGCTGCAGATAGAACTGGAACAACTACTGCTCATCATGCAACAACAATTACCGGCCCCTGCCGCCGAACTGGCAGCCCAATTTATGGAAGCAGTACCTGGCATCTATGAAGACCTCTCCAAAGATGCCGCCGCCATTTACCAGGGAGACCCGGCCGCTACCTGCTTCTATGAAGTCATCAGGGCATACCCGGGATTCTATGCCATCGCATTCTATCGCATCGCGCATACCCTCCACCTCCTTAACATACCACTGCTGCCCCGTATCATTACCGAACAGGCACATGCCCGCACCGGTATCGATATCCACCCCGCAGCTACCATCGCCCCCTATTTCTGCATCGACCATGGCACCGGTATCGTCATCGGCGAAACCACCCATATCGGACCACATGTGAAACTCTATCAGGGCGTTACCCTCGGCGCCCTTAGCATCGATAAAAATATGGCCAAAAGCAAACGTCATCCCACCATCGAAGAACATGTAGTCATCTATGCAGGCGCCACCATCCTCGGCGGAGATACCATCGTAGGCCACCATAGCGTGATCGGAGGTAATGTCTGGCTCATCAAAAGCACAGCCCCCTTCTCCCGGATCTACTACAAAGCCGATGGCAGCATGAACATCGTGGAAAATATGTACTGA
- the cysM gene encoding cysteine synthase CysM — protein MHAILDQVGNTPLVALTKLNPNPGVTIYAKLEGNNPGGSVKDRAAYGMIKGALDRGELQPGTKLIEATSGNTGIALAMIANLFDVQIELVMPEDATRERVLTMEAFGAKVILTPKEQSMEGAIDYAHAQVAKGGYHMLNQFANPDNYGMHYRTTGPEIWRDTQQQITHFVSAMGTTGTIMGCSRFLKEQNPDIQIVGCQPTDGSKIPGIRKWPEDYLPKIFDRNRVDRIMDIAEEEARQTTRRLAREEAIFCGMSSGGAVSAALRLAQELDKGTIVCIICDRGDRYLSSDLFG, from the coding sequence ATGCACGCTATACTGGACCAGGTGGGAAACACACCCCTGGTAGCACTGACTAAGCTTAATCCCAATCCCGGTGTCACCATCTATGCCAAACTGGAAGGAAATAACCCGGGAGGAAGCGTAAAAGACCGCGCCGCCTACGGTATGATCAAAGGCGCCCTCGACAGAGGAGAATTGCAACCTGGTACCAAACTCATCGAAGCCACCAGCGGCAATACCGGCATCGCCCTCGCTATGATCGCCAACCTCTTCGACGTACAGATCGAACTCGTCATGCCCGAAGATGCCACCCGCGAACGCGTCCTCACCATGGAAGCCTTCGGCGCCAAAGTCATCCTTACCCCCAAAGAACAATCCATGGAAGGCGCCATCGACTACGCACATGCTCAAGTCGCCAAAGGGGGCTACCACATGCTCAATCAGTTCGCCAACCCGGACAACTACGGCATGCACTACCGTACCACCGGGCCCGAAATATGGAGAGACACCCAACAGCAGATCACCCACTTCGTCAGCGCCATGGGCACCACTGGCACCATCATGGGCTGCTCCCGGTTCCTCAAAGAACAAAACCCGGACATCCAGATCGTAGGCTGCCAACCCACCGATGGCTCCAAAATACCCGGTATCCGCAAATGGCCCGAAGATTACCTGCCCAAAATATTCGACCGCAATCGCGTAGACCGTATCATGGATATCGCAGAAGAAGAAGCCCGCCAGACAACCCGCCGCCTCGCCCGCGAAGAAGCCATCTTCTGCGGCATGAGCAGCGGCGGTGCCGTATCCGCCGCCCTCCGCCTCGCGCAGGAACTAGATAAAGGCACCATCGTCTGCATCATCTGCGACCGGGGCGACAGATACCTCTCCAGCGACCTCTTCGGCTGA